The sequence TAACTTGAGTTTAGTAATGTTGGTTCAATTGTTTGAGTTGAAAGGTTCAGAGCGGGGACCACGTGGAGATTATCAAAGGGTAGTATCATTGATCGCCTGCGCTGCATATCTTGCTTCTTCACTTTATGCATTCAGTACCCTTTAATTGAAAAAAAAGAGTAAACAAGATATCAAAAATCAGAGGTTGACTTTACGTGAACACAGCGTAGGGTCGGAAGAACCCTCCGAACCCGTAGTAGCTTAATTCACGAGCGATAAAACCAGAGAAAGAAGAGACCCAAATGGCAATTCTAGAAGTAGAGAATCTCTCTAAAGAGTATAAAGGCAAAGCCAAAGGAAAAGGAAATGGAAATGGGTATCAAGCCCTGCGAGACATCAGCCTGAACGTGGACACTGGAGAGTTTGTGGCGATCATGGGGCCCTCGGGCAGCGGGAAGACGACGCTTTTGAATATCCTCAGCGGGATTGACACGGAATATAGTGGGGTGGTACGGATTGCGGAGACCAGTATAAGTGAGATGACCAAGAACGAGCTTGCGCTTTTTCGGCGGCAGCGGATGGGGTTTGTGTTTCAGGATTATAATCTGCTGGACAGTCTGACTCTGCGCGAAAATGTAATGCTGCCGATGGTGCTGGATGAACGTGAAGTTGACGAGATTAACGCTAAGACCGATGAGACGCTGCTGCTGTTCGATATTGATGAGGTAAAGGATAAATACCCATACACAGTGTCAGGCGGACAACAGCAGCGAGCGGCGATCAGCAGAGCGATAATTAATGATCCGGATGTGATTTTTGCGGACGAGCCTACAGGGAATTTGGATTCCAAGTCTTCAAGCACAGTGATGAAATGCTTCAGCCAGCTGAACTCTCAACAAGGAGCAACGATCGTTATGGTTACACATGATCCGTTTGCGGCCAGCTTTTGCAGCAGAGTGGTATTCATTAAGGACGGTACAGTCGGCATGGAGATTGCCAGAGAGGGTGCGCGTAAGGATTTTTTTGACACTATACTGGAAACGCTGGCGGTTATGGGAGGGGGAGAAGATGACCTTTAGGAGAATGGCCTTTCAGATATTTAAGGCTAACTTTAGAAGATATCTATTGTTTTTCCTGTGCAGCAGCTTTACGATCATGATCTTCTTCTCCTACTACATGCTGTACACGAACCCACAATTCAATAATCCTTATGAAGTAAATGGGATGATCTCCAGTAATCTAATTGCGCCTCTTTATGTAATCCGTGTGTTCTCTGTGTTGTTAATTATTTATGCGCAAACGACCTTCGTGAAATTTAGAAAAAGCGACTTTGGGCTGTTTATGGTCCTCGGCATGTCGACTCAAAATATCCGCAAGATTATGTTGTTGGAGAATGGTCTAATCGCCATCATTTCCATCGTTACCGGATTAGTGGCAGGAACGATCTTTGCACCGCTTTTTTATATGATCGTCTCACAAGTGATTGATTTGGAGAATGTCTCATTTACATTAACGTTGGATAGCTATCTTTATACCGCTTTATTTTTTGGCGCAGTGTATGTTATAGCGACTGCCGGCAATCTGCTCTTAACCTGGAGATACAGTATAGTACGTCTATTAAAAGAAAGAAGGACCGCAGACCGCAGTCTGATCCACGGAAAACTGCCCGGTTTCATCGGAATCGCTCTGCTGGGCCTTGCTGTTTATGATCTTCTTAGCCATTTAACTATAAATAACTCCAATGTTATTTTCAGAAGTATGGCCATTACTATGATCGGAGTCTTCTTAATATTATCCAGTCTGGGGGACTGGGTAAAATTCAGCTTGTCTCGCTCAGCAAAATCCTATCATAAGCATATGGTGTTTAGTTCTGATCTGAGCTACAAGCTGGGTCGTTCCCGGATCATCCTTTTGCTAATTACTATCTTGATCACTTTTAGCCTCTTCCTCAGCAGTATGGTCCTTTTTTTATCCAACGAATCGCAGGAAACTGCTGTTAAGCATAACCCATATCAAATCGCGTACATAGAGGCGTTCGGGAAGAACCAAATTTCGGAAGAGACATTAAATAAGATCGTTAATAAGGGTGAAACGCCGCTTACTTCTCATCGAGTGCTGGAATATATCGAGCTATTTCCTACAAAAGTATTTCTGGATCAGAATATTAATACTCTAAGCGGGAGTACTTATAAAGTGGAACAGGGTCACTTTCTAAATCTAGCATTAGTGGACCAGAGTATCGGTGACGCAAATAATATATCAGAAATGTCGACCTACGACATAGAGCTTGCTTCTGGTAAGAAGACGCTGCTCTCGCAAGGCTCAATCGTGAGTATGTTATTTAATCAAGTCCCACTTCTTATTAACGGGCTGCAGATCATCGTCAGTGAACAGGATTATACGGAACTCAAAGCGCTTCATCCAGAGATCGGACAGCTACATCTGCTGAATTTCAAGGATTGGAAGCGGACCGCCGACATCGACAACAAGCTAAATACGGCATTAGCACAGTACAATAAGGATAATACGGATACCTGGTATGGGGATGATCGGAAGGATGCCTTCGCATTTGGAACAGTTTCAAGAATAGGTGAATTTACCACCCTTAAACAAGCGAATCAATTTGGACTTTTTCTATTTGCGTTCGTAGGTTTATTGTTTGTTGTGTCCTCTGCCGTGGTGCTGCATTTTAGTATCCTCATGGAACTGGAGAGAGAGAAGACCAAATACAGGAAGCTTGCCAAGATCGGCATGACCTCCAAGGAAGCCGCAAAAATGATCGTTAAACCGTTTAGGCTGCTGTTTTTTCTGCCCTATGTGCTGAGCATCGCTTTCGCTACTTTTTATTTTGTATATATGGCAAAGGTTATTAATCACAAAGCGCTGGAACCTTTAGGTCTTTCACTAATGGCGGGAGGGTTGTATTTAGTCTTTCAACTGTTTTTTTATCTGCTGTACACAAGGGCTTATACTCGTAAAATGATAGCATACATGGGATTAGACACTTGAGCTGAACAGTTCCCATCATGAGAATTCCTCAGGATAGGTATAATAATTTGATTTTTTTTGATTATAAATGATACTTTTGATCAATTTTTTATGATATATTGATTGAAAACGCTTAAGGAAAGGGTGATATATATGTTAAGAGAACAGAAAATTATCAGTTTATTGCAAAAGGCCTCGCCTTTGACTATAGAAGAGCTCGCATCCTCACTAGCCGTATCGGAGCCTACCATACGCCGCGATTTGGCCGCGATGGAAGAGAAGGGGCTAATTCTTAAACAACGGGGGGGCGCGGCGCTGCCAGGCTTGGGCTTTGAACCGATGTTCAACCAGCGACAGCAGCATAACCGTGAGCAGAAGCGCCAAATCGCCAAGTATGCGGCCAGCCAAATCCTGGAGGGTGAAGTTATTGCGCTTGATGTGGGGACAACGAGTGCTGAGCTGGCTAAAGAATTACTCAAGCTCTCCAATCTGACGATCTTTACTTACTCCCTGCAGATTGCGCTTATCCTCTCCCGTAGCCAGCATAATATATACATTATTGGTGGGCAATGTCGGAAATCGGAACAGTCGATGGTAGGTTCCATCGCAAAGGACACGATTAGCCAGTTTAACTTTGATCGATTCTTCATGGGTCTGGCTGGCTTCAACAAGGAGCAGGGACCCACAGATTTTATCTTGGAGGAAGTTGAAATTAAGCGACTTATGATTGAGAAGTCGAAGCGGGTGATCGCCTTGGCCGATAGCTCCAAATTTGGGGGTTCATCGTTAGTCAAAGTGTGTGAATATGACGCGATTGACGAACTGATCACGAATCAGCTGGACATAACGGCAGAAGATTTAGATTACCGTGGGAAACTTACCTTCGTTTAAAATCGTTTGTCTCTTGTTAAGTTACAAGCCGGGAACCGGACTGAGAAGCCTCTATTTGCTCGAAATCAGACGATTTGGCAGTTTGGCGGACTCCATGGACGCTATTGACTAAATTTTATCCCAAAAGGACCTGTTTTTGCTTCAATAGAGTCTCCTGAGTCCGCTGCATGTTTCCCACACCCCTCGAAAGTGAAATAGCAGCTTTACAGTCCGCCTGGTTGGAACTGCAACTATTCAGGCTTTGTATGTTACACACAATAACTTATATAGATGCAAAAATCCGGTTCCACCTATGCACTATGTGCAAAGGACAGAACCGGATTTTTTATATACTCCGCTTCTTTTCAATTTACCCGAGCTTATTCTCTCAAAAACACACAAATCATAACACATTAAGTAATATTAACTAACGCATATTGATTTTACACACTCTTTCTGATCTTTATTTGCGCATAAATGATAAATATTTGATCAAAAATAGACGTATTTATGATTATTGTTGACAATCTATTAAATTTTGAAATATAATCAATTCAATTCATAGTTACTTACGAATTTTATGTTAAGTAATATAACATTAATGACGAGCATAATACAGCCGCTGATTTTTCTTCCTTTAGAATTTATTTCCTTAATATTCTCTTAAGTTGAAAGGAGCTGATGGATCATGGCTGTCCAGCATCATTTGAGCCCTACCCCAGAAACAGTACATTGGGGTTACATTGGAGGTATTCAGGAGCCTGTTCTTGATGTGTTCCCAGGTGATTCCCTTATCCTTCGTTCTGTATCAGGAGATCCAACAGATCTCGTTCCAGCGGAATGGATTCCCGATGAGTTGCGGTTAATTCATGCCGAGGTCAAGGATCGGGGCCCAGGTGTACATATTCTTACAGGACCTATTCGTGTGATTGGGGCTGAACCGGGTGATACGCTTGTCGTGCAGATTAAACGTGTGGATATCGATGCACCTTACGGCTTCAACTATATCGGTCCAGCGTCGGGGCTCTTTTATCATGAGTTTGATGAACCGGATGTAGAGATTATTACTTTTGATGAAACTAGGCAGTTTG comes from Paenibacillus sp. 19GGS1-52 and encodes:
- a CDS encoding ABC transporter ATP-binding protein → MAILEVENLSKEYKGKAKGKGNGNGYQALRDISLNVDTGEFVAIMGPSGSGKTTLLNILSGIDTEYSGVVRIAETSISEMTKNELALFRRQRMGFVFQDYNLLDSLTLRENVMLPMVLDEREVDEINAKTDETLLLFDIDEVKDKYPYTVSGGQQQRAAISRAIINDPDVIFADEPTGNLDSKSSSTVMKCFSQLNSQQGATIVMVTHDPFAASFCSRVVFIKDGTVGMEIAREGARKDFFDTILETLAVMGGGEDDL
- a CDS encoding ABC transporter permease, whose translation is MTFRRMAFQIFKANFRRYLLFFLCSSFTIMIFFSYYMLYTNPQFNNPYEVNGMISSNLIAPLYVIRVFSVLLIIYAQTTFVKFRKSDFGLFMVLGMSTQNIRKIMLLENGLIAIISIVTGLVAGTIFAPLFYMIVSQVIDLENVSFTLTLDSYLYTALFFGAVYVIATAGNLLLTWRYSIVRLLKERRTADRSLIHGKLPGFIGIALLGLAVYDLLSHLTINNSNVIFRSMAITMIGVFLILSSLGDWVKFSLSRSAKSYHKHMVFSSDLSYKLGRSRIILLLITILITFSLFLSSMVLFLSNESQETAVKHNPYQIAYIEAFGKNQISEETLNKIVNKGETPLTSHRVLEYIELFPTKVFLDQNINTLSGSTYKVEQGHFLNLALVDQSIGDANNISEMSTYDIELASGKKTLLSQGSIVSMLFNQVPLLINGLQIIVSEQDYTELKALHPEIGQLHLLNFKDWKRTADIDNKLNTALAQYNKDNTDTWYGDDRKDAFAFGTVSRIGEFTTLKQANQFGLFLFAFVGLLFVVSSAVVLHFSILMELEREKTKYRKLAKIGMTSKEAAKMIVKPFRLLFFLPYVLSIAFATFYFVYMAKVINHKALEPLGLSLMAGGLYLVFQLFFYLLYTRAYTRKMIAYMGLDT
- a CDS encoding DeoR/GlpR family DNA-binding transcription regulator; protein product: MLREQKIISLLQKASPLTIEELASSLAVSEPTIRRDLAAMEEKGLILKQRGGAALPGLGFEPMFNQRQQHNREQKRQIAKYAASQILEGEVIALDVGTTSAELAKELLKLSNLTIFTYSLQIALILSRSQHNIYIIGGQCRKSEQSMVGSIAKDTISQFNFDRFFMGLAGFNKEQGPTDFILEEVEIKRLMIEKSKRVIALADSSKFGGSSLVKVCEYDAIDELITNQLDITAEDLDYRGKLTFV